From Anaerolineae bacterium, the proteins below share one genomic window:
- a CDS encoding FixH family protein: MKSRWFLLALMLLVAAGCGQVAAEVQPVNDLAIELVVEPSPPAAGEATLIITVTDASGTPIDGAIVRAHGDMDHAGMESVDGQTAESTAGVYRVPFTWTMGGGWILDVTVALPNNRGSVTRRFELFVEAVSHDSILHESSGQASNGDDQPVEAPAEKHSTGH, from the coding sequence ATGAAAAGCAGGTGGTTCCTGCTGGCACTGATGCTGCTGGTGGCAGCCGGATGCGGCCAGGTGGCAGCAGAAGTCCAGCCGGTTAATGATCTGGCAATCGAACTGGTGGTTGAGCCTTCCCCTCCGGCAGCCGGAGAAGCGACGCTGATCATCACTGTCACCGATGCTTCCGGCACGCCGATTGATGGTGCGATAGTTCGCGCCCACGGGGACATGGATCACGCAGGTATGGAGTCAGTTGATGGCCAGACTGCCGAAAGCACTGCCGGCGTGTACCGGGTGCCGTTCACCTGGACGATGGGCGGCGGCTGGATTCTGGATGTGACCGTCGCCTTGCCCAATAATCGGGGGTCGGTCACCCGACGCTTTGAACTGTTTGTTGAGGCCGTCTCGCACGATAGCATCCTGCACGAATCCAGCGGTCAGGCTTCAAACGGGGACGACCAGCCCGTTGAGGCGCCAGCGGAGAAACACAGCACAGGCCACTAG
- a CDS encoding cytochrome c, with amino-acid sequence MTGKETTNMWWGWLKQVANPDSQWGCLLLPAGVLTFLGLMTLPLIAIVIFIALQSTSSAPAAPPPITAVAFMEAIATPTIDLPTATPILPPAIITPVVAADLPAYAPEAVAAGEAAYASLCTACHGPDARGLPNLGKDLVDSEFVRSQSDRELQQFIIMGRPIWDPANTTGVDMPPRGGNPALSNEDILNIIAYLRSLQSTP; translated from the coding sequence ATGACTGGTAAAGAGACAACAAATATGTGGTGGGGCTGGCTGAAGCAGGTCGCTAACCCGGACAGCCAGTGGGGATGCCTGCTCCTGCCGGCAGGGGTCCTGACTTTTCTGGGTCTGATGACCCTGCCGCTGATCGCGATTGTGATCTTTATCGCCCTCCAGAGTACCTCCAGCGCCCCAGCTGCCCCGCCGCCGATCACGGCTGTCGCCTTCATGGAGGCAATCGCCACGCCTACCATCGATCTGCCAACTGCCACGCCAATCCTCCCGCCAGCGATTATCACCCCAGTGGTTGCGGCCGATCTCCCGGCTTACGCACCTGAGGCCGTGGCCGCCGGGGAGGCGGCTTACGCCTCGCTGTGCACGGCCTGTCATGGCCCGGACGCACGCGGCCTGCCCAACCTGGGCAAAGATCTGGTCGACAGTGAGTTCGTGCGCAGCCAGAGTGACCGCGAGCTACAGCAGTTCATCATCATGGGCCGTCCAATCTGGGACCCGGCCAATACAACAGGCGTTGACATGCCGCCACGCGGTGGCAACCCCGCCCTCAGTAACGAGGATATCCTGAACATCATCGCCTACCTGCGCAGCCTGCAATCCACACCGTGA
- a CDS encoding APC family permease, which yields MHYIRDFLIGPPLPTQQLGGERLNKVRALAAFSPDALSSIAYANQEIYLGLVVAGAAGLAYMLPIGLAITALLAIVALSYSQALQAYPGGGGSYTVARENLGSWVGLVAAAALLIDYVLTAAVSLTAGVAAIASAFPMLWPYRTGLALLFLTLITLANLRGLRESGTLMAIPVYTFLFFYLGMLAVGLIRAAVSGPGAFELTAPPAQEPVTTFLVLHALASGCTALTGIEAIGNGVPAFKPPEIRNANTTLIMMTVLMGVLFLGSIGLTQYFGVVASPDETILSALVRQALGRNILYVLVQMSTLAILVVAANTSFAGFPRLASILAKDGYLPRQLALLGDRLVFSNGMLVLAGFSGLLIIVFGGDSHALIPLFAVGVFLAFTLSQAGMVVHWVQTRGPGWGVKALINGLGATATSVTLVVVGISKFVDGAWMVMAMLPLIIWGFNTINAHYREVARELTLRDATPDILSLRTPRVVLPISGVHRGVIEALRYARSISNRVTAVYVEINPGDGERIRREWDRWGQDVTLVIVPSPYRSVVGPLLEYLDRVDRESDDGQLATILLPEFVPAHWWQHLLHNQTAWLLKLALLYRRRRFGKVRAIIDLPLYLRE from the coding sequence GTGCACTACATTCGGGATTTTCTGATCGGGCCACCGCTACCGACACAGCAACTGGGTGGCGAGCGACTGAACAAGGTCCGGGCGCTGGCTGCTTTTTCGCCTGATGCACTCTCGTCCATCGCCTACGCCAACCAGGAAATTTACCTGGGATTGGTTGTGGCTGGTGCAGCAGGCCTGGCTTATATGCTGCCAATCGGGCTGGCCATCACAGCTCTGCTGGCTATCGTGGCTTTGTCGTACTCGCAGGCGTTACAGGCGTATCCCGGCGGCGGCGGATCGTACACGGTTGCCCGCGAAAACCTGGGATCATGGGTTGGATTGGTTGCCGCTGCAGCGCTGCTGATCGACTATGTTCTGACGGCGGCCGTCAGCCTGACGGCGGGGGTGGCGGCAATTGCCTCGGCCTTCCCGATGCTATGGCCGTATCGAACGGGTCTGGCGCTGCTGTTCCTGACGCTGATCACGTTGGCCAACCTCCGCGGCCTGCGTGAATCTGGGACGTTGATGGCCATCCCGGTGTATACGTTCCTGTTCTTCTATCTGGGGATGCTGGCTGTGGGGCTGATCAGGGCTGCTGTCAGCGGCCCCGGCGCATTCGAGCTGACGGCTCCGCCTGCCCAGGAGCCGGTGACGACCTTTCTTGTGCTGCACGCCCTGGCTTCCGGTTGTACCGCGCTGACCGGCATTGAGGCGATCGGGAACGGCGTCCCGGCTTTTAAACCGCCGGAGATCAGGAACGCCAATACCACGCTGATTATGATGACGGTCCTGATGGGCGTGCTCTTTCTGGGGAGCATTGGCCTGACTCAGTATTTCGGAGTGGTGGCCAGCCCGGATGAGACGATTCTATCTGCTCTGGTCCGGCAGGCGCTGGGTCGTAATATCCTGTATGTATTGGTTCAGATGTCCACGCTGGCGATCCTGGTGGTAGCAGCCAATACCAGCTTTGCCGGATTTCCCCGCCTGGCTTCCATCCTGGCTAAAGATGGCTACCTGCCGCGTCAGCTCGCCCTGCTGGGCGACCGCCTGGTCTTTTCCAACGGCATGCTGGTGCTGGCTGGTTTTAGCGGCTTGTTGATCATCGTGTTCGGGGGGGATTCCCACGCGCTGATCCCGTTGTTTGCGGTGGGGGTCTTTCTGGCGTTCACGCTATCCCAGGCTGGGATGGTCGTCCACTGGGTGCAGACGCGCGGTCCGGGCTGGGGAGTGAAGGCCCTGATCAACGGTTTAGGAGCCACGGCTACGTCGGTCACGCTGGTGGTGGTCGGTATCAGCAAGTTTGTCGATGGCGCGTGGATGGTCATGGCGATGCTGCCGTTGATTATCTGGGGGTTCAATACTATCAACGCCCACTATCGCGAGGTCGCCCGTGAATTAACACTGCGTGACGCAACGCCGGATATCTTATCACTGCGGACGCCGCGTGTTGTGCTGCCGATCTCCGGCGTACACCGGGGGGTGATCGAGGCACTGCGCTACGCCCGCTCGATCTCCAACCGGGTCACGGCCGTCTACGTGGAGATCAACCCTGGCGATGGCGAGCGAATCCGGCGGGAATGGGATCGGTGGGGGCAGGATGTTACACTGGTTATAGTGCCCAGCCCCTATCGTTCGGTGGTTGGCCCGCTCCTGGAGTACCTGGATCGCGTGGATCGCGAAAGTGATGATGGCCAGCTGGCAACTATTCTGTTGCCAGAGTTTGTTCCAGCCCACTGGTGGCAGCATTTGCTGCATAACCAGACGGCCTGGCTGCTCAAGCTGGCGCTGCTATACCGGCGGCGGCGATTTGGCAAAGTGCGGGCGATTATTGATCTTCCTTTGTATCTGCGCGAATAA
- a CDS encoding Crp/Fnr family transcriptional regulator, which translates to MPPYRRTPVEPESITPQMCSMDLRLQILKELPFFAGLSMDDIGSINARFRERGYEAGETIFYAGDAVKRLYVVASGKVKLLRHTLSGQTVLLDILAPGEFFGNLSALGGDVYPDTAQAQTLTCTLSIEAEGFRQIMTMYPPIALAVVDIMAERLRAAHEMMRQLSAHSAEQRIAYTLLKLGDKLGEPADVGLLIQTPLSREDLAAMAGTTIETASRTLSQFKKAGLIRSGRQWVALANVDGLRAIAEGNTPR; encoded by the coding sequence ATGCCTCCTTATCGCCGGACGCCGGTTGAGCCGGAATCAATCACGCCCCAGATGTGCTCGATGGATTTGCGCCTGCAAATCCTCAAAGAGCTGCCTTTCTTCGCCGGGTTGTCGATGGACGATATTGGCAGCATCAACGCCCGCTTTCGCGAGCGCGGCTACGAGGCCGGAGAGACCATCTTTTACGCCGGGGATGCGGTCAAACGGCTGTACGTCGTCGCCTCCGGCAAGGTCAAGCTGTTGCGCCATACGCTCAGCGGCCAGACCGTCCTGCTAGACATCCTGGCCCCCGGCGAGTTCTTCGGCAATCTCTCCGCCCTTGGCGGCGATGTCTATCCCGACACGGCCCAGGCCCAGACGCTGACCTGCACACTGAGCATCGAAGCCGAAGGCTTCCGCCAGATCATGACCATGTACCCGCCCATTGCCCTGGCGGTGGTCGACATCATGGCTGAGCGGCTGCGCGCCGCCCATGAGATGATGCGCCAGCTCAGCGCCCATTCCGCCGAGCAGCGTATCGCCTATACCCTGCTCAAGCTCGGCGACAAGCTTGGCGAACCAGCGGACGTAGGTCTGCTGATCCAGACGCCGCTCTCCCGCGAAGACCTGGCAGCGATGGCCGGTACTACCATCGAGACTGCCAGCCGGACTCTGAGCCAGTTCAAGAAGGCCGGGCTGATCCGCAGCGGGCGGCAGTGGGTGGCCCTGGCCAATGTCGACGGCCTGCGGGCTATCGCCGAGGGTAACACTCCCCGTTAA
- a CDS encoding heavy-metal-associated domain-containing protein: MKTILRSQELSCPSCVTKIEKALKALDGVTEARVFFNTGRIEVDHDAGTVKTDDLVKAVRAAGYEACVAPF; this comes from the coding sequence ATGAAAACCATTCTCCGCAGTCAGGAACTCTCCTGTCCATCCTGCGTGACCAAGATCGAAAAGGCCCTCAAGGCGCTGGATGGCGTCACCGAGGCCAGGGTGTTCTTCAACACCGGCCGGATCGAAGTTGATCACGATGCTGGCACGGTCAAGACCGACGATCTGGTGAAAGCCGTCCGGGCGGCTGGCTACGAGGCGTGCGTCGCGCCCTTCTGA
- a CDS encoding cation-translocating P-type ATPase gives MTSLRNLLQNPRRLREALTIGSGTLIVAALLADNLPGGSPWYNGLMAVAALVAGADIAVRAVRSLYNRHISIELLVTIAAGGALLIGEYWEAAAVTFLFVLGAYLEARTLSRTRQVLRSLLDLAPTTAIVLRDGRQEEVAPAEVTFGEIVLIKPGSKVPVDGEVIDGRSAVDESMITGEPIPAEKQPGAPVFAGTINQAGLLHVRATGTGMDTTLARIIRRVEEAQDEKAPTQRFIERFARWYTPFIIALSGLLYLLTRDVELALTILVIGCPGALVISTPVSVVAGIGRAAKSGILIKGGEHLENAGKISALALDKTGTLTAGRPRLTDVVALQPLAIAAGTASAEMDVSFPPLAPPAPGGRWTLEQGEVLRLAAIAEAGSEHPLARAILDEVESQEALPAAGNFETFTGKGIQAEYQAQIIRVGTADWLSELGIAIPLEARDSLAHLQATGKTAVLVAVDNLTIGILGIADTLRPAAPTAIRQLKAAGLRRIVMLTGDNRATAEAIAAEAGITEVHARLLPEDKLEAIRRLQREGHVVAMIGDGINDSPALAAADVGIAMGAAGTDIAIETADIALMADDLLKLPEAIRFSRATLANIHQNMLVALVTVTGLLIGVIAGEVHMAGGMLIHEASVLLVILNGMRLLRL, from the coding sequence ATGACCTCACTACGCAATCTTCTGCAAAACCCCCGGCGGCTGCGCGAAGCATTGACCATCGGCAGCGGAACACTAATCGTAGCCGCCCTTCTGGCCGACAACCTGCCAGGCGGCTCGCCCTGGTACAATGGTTTGATGGCTGTTGCTGCCCTGGTCGCTGGCGCCGATATCGCCGTTCGCGCTGTGCGCAGCCTGTACAACCGCCACATCAGCATCGAACTGCTGGTGACCATCGCCGCTGGCGGCGCGCTGTTAATCGGCGAGTACTGGGAAGCAGCGGCCGTCACTTTCCTCTTCGTGTTGGGCGCCTACCTGGAAGCGCGTACCCTGAGCCGCACCCGCCAGGTACTTCGGAGCCTGCTTGACCTGGCTCCGACGACAGCCATCGTCCTGCGTGACGGCCGGCAGGAAGAAGTCGCCCCCGCTGAGGTCACCTTTGGCGAGATTGTGCTGATCAAGCCGGGCAGCAAGGTCCCGGTCGACGGCGAGGTCATCGACGGGCGCTCCGCTGTGGACGAGAGCATGATCACCGGCGAGCCGATCCCGGCAGAGAAGCAGCCGGGTGCGCCGGTCTTCGCCGGGACAATCAATCAGGCCGGGTTGCTGCACGTCCGCGCCACCGGTACCGGGATGGACACCACACTGGCCCGCATCATCCGTCGCGTGGAGGAGGCCCAGGATGAGAAGGCTCCCACCCAGCGCTTCATCGAGCGCTTCGCCAGGTGGTATACCCCCTTCATCATCGCCCTGAGTGGGCTGCTCTATCTGCTCACGCGCGATGTGGAGCTGGCCCTGACCATCCTGGTTATTGGCTGCCCTGGGGCACTGGTCATCTCCACCCCCGTCTCGGTCGTGGCCGGGATTGGTCGCGCCGCTAAGAGCGGCATCCTGATCAAAGGTGGCGAACACCTGGAGAACGCTGGCAAGATCTCCGCCCTGGCTCTGGACAAGACTGGCACCCTGACTGCCGGACGCCCGCGCCTGACGGACGTAGTCGCGCTGCAGCCGCTGGCGATTGCCGCTGGCACGGCCAGCGCGGAGATGGACGTCTCTTTCCCGCCGCTCGCCCCTCCCGCGCCAGGCGGCCGCTGGACGCTGGAGCAGGGTGAAGTCCTGCGTCTGGCCGCCATTGCCGAGGCTGGCTCCGAGCACCCCCTGGCCCGCGCTATTCTGGACGAAGTTGAAAGTCAGGAGGCCCTCCCGGCGGCAGGTAACTTTGAAACATTCACCGGCAAGGGCATCCAGGCCGAATATCAGGCTCAGATCATCCGCGTGGGAACCGCCGACTGGCTGTCCGAACTGGGTATCGCCATCCCGCTGGAAGCGCGGGACAGCCTGGCCCACCTGCAGGCTACCGGCAAAACAGCTGTCCTGGTCGCGGTCGATAACCTGACAATCGGCATCCTGGGCATTGCTGATACACTGCGCCCAGCGGCCCCGACCGCGATCCGCCAGCTCAAGGCGGCCGGTCTGCGGCGGATCGTTATGCTGACCGGTGATAACCGGGCCACCGCTGAGGCCATCGCCGCCGAAGCCGGGATCACAGAAGTCCACGCCCGCCTGTTGCCGGAAGACAAGCTGGAGGCAATCCGCCGTCTGCAGCGTGAAGGGCACGTCGTCGCGATGATCGGCGACGGGATCAACGACTCCCCAGCCCTGGCCGCCGCCGATGTCGGAATCGCCATGGGGGCGGCTGGCACTGACATAGCCATCGAGACCGCCGATATCGCCCTCATGGCCGATGACCTGCTTAAGCTCCCGGAGGCTATCCGCTTCTCCAGAGCCACACTGGCCAACATCCACCAGAACATGCTGGTGGCGCTGGTAACCGTGACCGGCCTGCTGATCGGCGTGATCGCCGGAGAGGTACACATGGCCGGCGGGATGCTCATCCACGAAGCCTCGGTGCTACTTGTCATCCTCAACGGGATGAGGCTGCTGCGCCTGTAG
- a CDS encoding PASTA domain-containing protein: MRIVKIIACLLALAGLLDVMPLIIQAQDGPSALVPDLTGLSVPAAAASLNRVGLALGPQADQLWTEEAGLPPNTIINQSIPPGQAVATGTAIGITVLRLPNVLLLYDAEGITLINQSGTDLDLNGLIFTALDGNTPATFPATNWLSGLSAGDCAQLWAVRRTGPSRPAECQAIQRWLSTVNPAVHFWTGQNGMTRFSVSYGGVERAICPGALPGAGQQRCAFFLPASAFAGDVTEYIYLAYTAGRLIVFNQTQDRWMPLQGVKLYNYNPNIAIRGAEIAIGDPSLYAITNPAADASQLAPGQCLFFTNGSPEATAPPQPCEIIARLDIDPSLVFWAADFEVGSTTDGQRHACPAASAGKLTLCIMPR; the protein is encoded by the coding sequence ATGAGAATCGTGAAGATCATCGCCTGCCTGCTGGCGCTTGCCGGACTGCTCGATGTCATGCCCCTGATCATTCAGGCTCAGGATGGCCCGTCAGCGTTGGTCCCCGATCTCACCGGCCTCAGCGTCCCAGCGGCGGCTGCCAGCCTCAACCGGGTCGGCCTGGCGCTCGGCCCGCAGGCTGACCAGCTATGGACGGAAGAAGCCGGATTGCCGCCGAACACGATCATCAATCAGAGCATCCCGCCCGGCCAGGCAGTTGCAACGGGCACCGCGATCGGGATCACCGTCCTGCGCTTGCCCAATGTCCTGCTGCTCTACGACGCGGAAGGCATCACCCTGATCAACCAGAGCGGCACAGACCTTGACCTGAACGGCCTGATTTTCACCGCCCTGGACGGCAACACACCCGCGACATTCCCGGCAACCAACTGGCTGTCCGGCCTCTCCGCGGGCGATTGTGCCCAGCTCTGGGCGGTACGCCGCACCGGCCCCTCGCGCCCGGCGGAATGCCAGGCCATCCAGCGCTGGCTGAGCACGGTCAATCCGGCGGTGCACTTCTGGACTGGCCAAAATGGCATGACCCGCTTCAGTGTGAGCTATGGCGGCGTCGAACGGGCGATCTGCCCCGGTGCGCTACCCGGCGCCGGGCAGCAACGCTGCGCCTTCTTTCTGCCGGCAAGCGCTTTCGCTGGCGACGTGACCGAATACATTTACCTGGCCTACACGGCTGGCCGTCTGATCGTGTTCAACCAGACCCAGGATCGCTGGATGCCGCTGCAGGGGGTGAAGCTCTACAACTACAACCCCAATATTGCCATCCGCGGCGCGGAGATCGCCATCGGTGATCCCAGCCTTTATGCGATCACCAACCCGGCGGCGGATGCTAGCCAGCTGGCGCCGGGGCAATGCTTGTTCTTCACCAACGGTAGCCCGGAGGCCACTGCGCCACCCCAACCCTGCGAGATAATTGCCCGCTTGGACATTGATCCCAGTCTGGTTTTCTGGGCTGCCGACTTTGAGGTGGGCAGCACCACCGATGGCCAGCGGCACGCCTGCCCGGCTGCCAGCGCGGGCAAGCTTACGCTATGCATCATGCCCCGTTAG
- a CDS encoding DUF4432 family protein gives MTSFETRITLVPEQFSERERTVVTHGPLTATAFRYGSGVCALRLENEHGALTVLPYQGQQIWVAEFGCPGVARRNITMRSAFEEPQPTRDFLATFGGFLQHCGLTGVGGPSPQDTHPLHGELPNAPYQSAYLVAGQDAAGPYLGIGGSYRHTVTFSHDYLAEPLVTLHGSAAGFRVAMTITNRKRSDMEMLYLMHPNFRPVDHGRVVYSAPCTPQTVRVLTAIPAHIRPRPGYREFLERLAADPALHQVLAPDLAFDPEVVMFIDYVADADGWAHSMLVHPDGSAEVIHHRPAELPRATRWISRTPDHDAIALAEAGTAEPRGYLGARANGQVRILRPGERFSCAIEIEVLNPDDARHLEAHIQAVLAAHA, from the coding sequence ATGACCTCATTTGAGACACGAATCACCCTGGTGCCGGAGCAGTTCAGCGAGCGCGAACGCACCGTAGTCACCCACGGCCCGCTGACAGCGACAGCCTTCCGGTACGGCAGCGGCGTGTGCGCCCTGCGCCTGGAAAACGAGCATGGCGCGCTGACCGTGCTGCCCTACCAGGGCCAGCAAATCTGGGTGGCGGAGTTTGGCTGTCCGGGCGTGGCGCGGCGCAACATCACCATGCGCTCCGCCTTTGAGGAACCACAGCCCACCCGCGACTTCCTGGCCACCTTCGGCGGCTTTTTGCAGCACTGCGGCCTGACCGGTGTGGGCGGACCCTCGCCGCAGGATACCCATCCGCTGCATGGCGAGCTGCCGAACGCACCCTACCAGTCCGCTTATCTGGTAGCCGGCCAGGATGCCGCCGGCCCTTACCTGGGTATTGGCGGGAGCTACCGGCACACGGTCACCTTCTCCCACGACTATCTGGCGGAACCACTGGTCACGTTGCATGGCAGTGCAGCGGGTTTCCGCGTGGCCATGACGATCACCAACCGCAAGCGATCGGACATGGAGATGCTCTACCTGATGCACCCCAACTTTCGCCCGGTGGATCATGGCCGGGTGGTCTACTCCGCGCCGTGCACACCGCAGACCGTGCGCGTCCTGACGGCCATCCCCGCCCATATCCGCCCCCGCCCTGGCTACCGGGAGTTCCTGGAACGCCTGGCGGCAGACCCTGCCCTGCACCAGGTACTTGCCCCCGATCTGGCCTTTGACCCGGAAGTGGTCATGTTTATTGACTATGTGGCAGACGCTGACGGCTGGGCACACAGCATGCTGGTGCACCCGGACGGCAGCGCCGAAGTTATCCATCATCGTCCTGCCGAACTGCCGCGAGCCACGCGCTGGATCAGCCGCACCCCTGATCATGACGCCATCGCCCTGGCGGAGGCTGGCACTGCTGAGCCGCGGGGCTACCTGGGAGCCAGGGCTAACGGCCAGGTCAGGATTCTCAGGCCGGGGGAGCGTTTCTCCTGCGCCATTGAGATCGAAGTCCTGAACCCGGATGACGCCCGCCACCTGGAAGCGCACATCCAGGCTGTGCTCGCCGCCCATGCCTGA
- the nagZ gene encoding beta-N-acetylhexosaminidase, protein MASLQEKIGQMLLVGFEGLQAPQYILDWLTEGRVGGIILFARNVATPEQLAELVRSLRRAARHPLLIAIDQEGGIVARLRHGFTESPGAMALGAADSEVLAERVAAALGAELHALGINFNLAPVVDIGHDSSNPVISTRTLGIDPARVSRLAVAQVRGFQRAGVGACAKHFPGHGNTPTDSHVSLPVVSGSVDFLWQHDLIPFRAAVEAGIASVMISHVKFEAIDPDYPSTLSPAIITGLLRHEIGFDGLVVTDCMEMQAITQNYGAGESAVLAALAGADAMFFSHTRANQEAAYNALLDAAESGRLPLERIEQAIAHINAFTSRYPGGEPGDLSVIRHPDHLAVCRAAAEAGTVLVTADPASFPLRPESQRIALVEFASHLETGAVDQSGLSGLGTLLHAQAPRIIHLALNPAEPQGETLEEARRMVRAADVAIVATRSAHLLPKQREIAQELLDMAHRSILLCLRNPYDIEVLDGPDTILCTCGDAMPSLQAAVDALLGRFTPTGRLPVPVKGVS, encoded by the coding sequence ATGGCTTCCCTGCAAGAGAAAATCGGTCAGATGTTGCTGGTAGGCTTTGAGGGCCTGCAAGCGCCGCAATACATCCTGGACTGGCTAACGGAAGGGCGGGTCGGCGGCATCATCCTGTTCGCCCGCAATGTCGCTACGCCGGAACAGCTGGCCGAACTGGTTCGCTCTCTGCGTCGCGCCGCCCGCCATCCCCTCCTGATCGCCATCGATCAGGAAGGCGGCATCGTCGCCCGCCTGCGCCACGGCTTCACCGAAAGCCCCGGCGCAATGGCCCTGGGGGCCGCCGATTCAGAGGTACTGGCGGAACGGGTGGCCGCCGCCCTGGGGGCGGAACTGCACGCGCTGGGCATCAACTTCAACCTGGCGCCCGTGGTAGACATCGGCCACGACAGCAGCAACCCCGTGATCAGCACCCGCACCCTGGGGATTGACCCTGCACGGGTCAGCCGGCTGGCCGTCGCCCAGGTGCGCGGCTTTCAAAGGGCCGGGGTGGGCGCCTGCGCCAAACACTTCCCCGGCCACGGCAACACGCCAACCGATTCGCATGTCAGCCTGCCAGTGGTCAGCGGGTCGGTCGATTTTCTGTGGCAGCATGACCTGATCCCCTTCCGGGCGGCGGTGGAAGCCGGTATCGCCAGCGTGATGATCAGTCACGTCAAATTCGAGGCGATTGATCCTGATTATCCTTCCACCCTGTCCCCGGCTATCATCACCGGCCTGTTGCGGCACGAGATCGGCTTTGATGGCCTGGTCGTCACTGATTGCATGGAGATGCAGGCCATCACCCAGAACTACGGTGCAGGTGAATCGGCGGTGCTGGCAGCGCTGGCAGGGGCTGACGCGATGTTCTTCTCCCACACACGGGCCAATCAGGAAGCTGCTTACAACGCCCTGCTGGACGCCGCCGAAAGCGGACGCCTGCCGCTGGAGCGCATCGAGCAGGCCATCGCCCACATCAACGCCTTCACCAGCCGCTACCCCGGCGGCGAACCGGGCGATCTGAGCGTCATCCGCCACCCGGATCACCTGGCCGTCTGCCGGGCCGCTGCCGAGGCCGGGACTGTGCTGGTCACCGCCGATCCGGCTTCCTTCCCCCTGCGTCCGGAAAGTCAGCGCATCGCTCTGGTGGAATTCGCCTCCCACCTGGAAACCGGCGCAGTAGACCAGAGTGGGCTGAGCGGGCTGGGCACGCTGTTGCACGCTCAGGCGCCGCGGATCATCCACCTGGCCCTCAACCCTGCCGAACCACAGGGCGAGACCCTGGAAGAAGCGCGGCGGATGGTCCGGGCGGCGGATGTGGCCATCGTAGCCACGCGCAGCGCCCATTTGCTGCCCAAACAACGGGAAATCGCCCAGGAGCTACTGGACATGGCGCACCGCAGCATCCTGCTCTGCCTGCGCAATCCGTACGATATCGAAGTGCTGGACGGCCCGGATACGATTCTGTGCACCTGCGGCGACGCCATGCCCTCGTTGCAGGCGGCAGTGGACGCCCTGCTGGGCCGCTTCACGCCGACCGGTCGTCTGCCGGTGCCTGTCAAGGGGGTTAGCTAA
- a CDS encoding ABC transporter permease, whose amino-acid sequence MEATTSPQAVRSGWAAFWKATRRALTGYTARTILQGLLTIWAVMTFTFVLIRQMPSNPVQIEAERIVREELVSYEEAYSRAASLFDFDPNQPLIEQYVEYLAKLIRLDFGQSITSAGTPVLDQILQYLPWTVFSVGLGLLISFTIGIFVGMAMAYWRGGILDNVVTALASILFGIPNYIIALLIILILGVQLKVINISEALGRVDPTIEPGFTPEYIGSVLSHAVLPVLTYVSATVGGWILTMKSSTIATLGEEYVTVAHARGLSQWRVLTAYVGRNAMLPLVTRLAISIGFVVGGSVIIEDIYRYRGLGKFLTTAIVARDYTSMQGVFLVIAVSVVVANMLADVLYGALDPRVRVGKEQ is encoded by the coding sequence ATGGAAGCAACGACTTCTCCCCAAGCTGTTCGATCCGGATGGGCCGCGTTCTGGAAGGCAACCCGGCGCGCCCTGACTGGCTATACCGCGCGAACCATCCTGCAGGGGTTGCTAACCATCTGGGCGGTGATGACCTTTACTTTTGTGCTTATCCGCCAGATGCCTTCCAACCCGGTGCAGATCGAGGCGGAACGGATCGTCCGCGAAGAGCTGGTCTCGTACGAAGAGGCGTACAGCCGCGCCGCTTCGCTCTTCGACTTTGACCCCAACCAGCCACTCATCGAGCAGTACGTCGAGTACCTGGCCAAGCTCATCCGCCTGGACTTCGGCCAGTCGATCACCTCCGCCGGCACGCCAGTGCTTGACCAGATTCTGCAGTACCTGCCCTGGACGGTTTTTAGCGTCGGGCTGGGGTTGCTGATCAGCTTCACCATCGGCATCTTCGTAGGGATGGCCATGGCCTACTGGCGCGGCGGTATCCTGGACAACGTGGTGACCGCCCTCGCCTCCATCCTGTTTGGCATCCCCAACTACATCATTGCCCTGCTGATCATCCTGATTCTGGGGGTGCAACTCAAGGTTATCAATATCTCCGAGGCCCTGGGCCGGGTCGATCCCACGATCGAGCCGGGCTTCACGCCGGAATACATTGGCAGCGTGCTCAGCCACGCCGTACTGCCGGTGCTCACCTATGTCTCAGCAACAGTTGGCGGCTGGATTCTGACGATGAAAAGCAGCACTATTGCTACCCTGGGCGAGGAATACGTCACGGTAGCTCACGCCCGCGGGCTGAGCCAGTGGCGTGTCCTGACCGCTTACGTGGGCCGCAACGCCATGCTGCCACTGGTCACCCGCCTGGCCATCAGCATCGGCTTCGTTGTCGGCGGCAGTGTGATCATCGAGGATATTTACCGCTACCGGGGCCTGGGCAAGTTCCTGACCACCGCCATTGTGGCCCGCGACTACACCTCGATGCAGGGCGTCTTCCTGGTGATCGCGGTCTCGGTGGTGGTTGCTAACATGCTGGCGGATGTCCTCTACGGCGCCCTTGATCCGCGTGTGCGCGTCGGAAAGGAGCAGTGA